In Candidatus Methanomethylophilus alvi Mx1201, a genomic segment contains:
- a CDS encoding tetratricopeptide repeat protein, translated as MTADEELSKGCRFIEEGKFDEARKIFLKMARKSIPEAQFNLALMYQDGKGVPRSMKKAAKWYTKAADNGMDEALLNLGCMYLLGNGVPTSEKKAFDLVQKAADNGYGKAQIQLGVMYEFGSGTVQSYEKAFGWYNAAAQQDIPEAHVALARLYASGNGVRKSETKTISLLERASNMGYGEAQEILGTLYYYGEGVPRSPAKAAELFRLAAEQNYPSAAFNLGIMYSEGDGVEQSDEQAFVWYTAASNMGHSDAQFNLGVAYDFGIGCKKDLMEAAKWYSMSASQGNSDALCNLGDMYENGRGVEKDFDKAMTLYKASADLGNDLAQCSIGDMYRKGEGVPQSDQEAEKWYRTSAEKGCKEAINELVKMGKDVSGYNAED; from the coding sequence ATGACCGCTGACGAGGAGCTCTCCAAAGGATGCAGATTCATCGAAGAGGGAAAGTTCGACGAGGCCAGGAAGATCTTCCTGAAGATGGCCCGCAAGAGCATACCCGAGGCCCAGTTCAATCTCGCCCTCATGTACCAGGACGGGAAAGGGGTCCCCCGTTCCATGAAGAAGGCGGCCAAATGGTATACCAAAGCGGCGGACAATGGCATGGACGAGGCCCTTCTGAACCTTGGATGCATGTATCTGCTGGGAAACGGGGTGCCGACATCCGAGAAGAAGGCATTCGACCTCGTCCAGAAGGCCGCGGACAACGGGTACGGAAAAGCCCAGATCCAACTCGGCGTCATGTATGAGTTCGGGTCCGGGACCGTACAGTCATATGAGAAGGCATTCGGCTGGTACAATGCAGCGGCCCAGCAGGACATACCCGAGGCACACGTAGCCCTGGCCAGGCTGTACGCCTCCGGAAACGGTGTCAGAAAGTCCGAGACCAAGACCATATCGTTGCTGGAAAGGGCCAGCAACATGGGTTACGGAGAGGCACAGGAGATCCTCGGAACCCTCTACTACTACGGGGAGGGGGTCCCCCGCTCCCCGGCCAAGGCCGCGGAGCTCTTCCGTCTGGCGGCCGAACAGAACTACCCATCCGCCGCATTCAACCTAGGGATCATGTATTCCGAAGGAGACGGGGTGGAACAATCCGACGAGCAGGCGTTCGTCTGGTACACCGCGGCCTCCAATATGGGACATTCCGATGCCCAATTCAACCTCGGAGTCGCATATGATTTCGGGATCGGATGCAAAAAGGACCTGATGGAGGCGGCCAAGTGGTACTCCATGTCCGCATCCCAAGGGAACTCCGATGCCCTCTGCAACCTCGGCGATATGTATGAGAACGGGAGAGGTGTAGAGAAGGACTTCGACAAGGCCATGACCTTGTATAAGGCATCGGCGGATCTGGGAAACGATCTGGCACAATGCAGTATCGGAGACATGTACCGCAAAGGGGAAGGAGTACCGCAGTCCGACCAGGAGGCGGAGAAATGGTACCGCACCTCTGCCGAGAAAGGATGCAAAGAAGCCATAAACGAACTCGTGAAAATGGGGAAGGACGTTTCCGGATACAATGCGGAAGACTGA
- a CDS encoding low molecular weight protein-tyrosine-phosphatase: MVVRILFVCHGNICRSPMAEFVMKDMVRQRGLEDAFEIASCATSSEELGNDIHKGTKKVLDMHGVIYDRRCARRMTCDDYRHYDYIVAMDRQNIRNMGCFVGDDPDRKVSLLMEHAGSAREVSDPWYTGDFTETYRDVCLGCRSLLDEILGKNAGLLQGPRGQYRM; this comes from the coding sequence ATGGTCGTCCGCATCCTGTTCGTATGTCACGGCAACATCTGCCGCAGTCCGATGGCCGAGTTCGTAATGAAGGACATGGTCAGACAGAGGGGTCTGGAGGACGCCTTCGAGATAGCATCGTGCGCCACGAGCTCGGAGGAGTTGGGCAACGACATCCATAAAGGGACCAAGAAGGTCCTCGACATGCACGGCGTGATATACGACAGGAGATGTGCCAGACGTATGACGTGCGACGATTACCGTCATTACGACTACATAGTGGCCATGGATCGTCAGAACATCAGGAACATGGGATGTTTCGTCGGGGACGACCCCGACCGCAAGGTGTCGTTGTTGATGGAGCATGCGGGATCCGCGCGTGAAGTCAGCGACCCCTGGTATACGGGGGATTTCACCGAGACGTATCGCGATGTATGTCTGGGATGCAGGTCCCTCCTGGATGAGATATTGGGGAAGAATGCCGGGTTGTTACAGGGTCCCCGAGGTCAATACCGCATGTGA